One genomic region from Bactrocera tryoni isolate S06 chromosome 3, CSIRO_BtryS06_freeze2, whole genome shotgun sequence encodes:
- the LOC120771434 gene encoding paired amphipathic helix protein Sin3a isoform X5, producing MMKRTRVDEVQYGTRPGPGGVGGSGGGGTGGTIVGTSNPGNTVNIGTVVPGSHGNTSLSVGLSGSNASGSIPHHRILIPPHGGAQTIAYLPSTTPAATNMKGSGGMVENSTGSGNSSSHDNSGGSSGNAAQLPGGTVVTSGGGAAGTVNAGTVHTQAVQYSSTSYNVSSVSSSVGGNIKTTTDGPVQIHVTGGGGAGTNVQNSASQPNSLRTRTISSSQNIAVGSGTALNAPQPLAVVPPLPTTSGQQQGPPQAGQPQGGPPRLKVEDALNYLDQVKFQYADQPQIYNNFLDIMKEFKSHCIDTPGVIQRVSTLFKGHPELIYGFNMFLPAGYKIEIHSDELGVSVPVVSMPSASPNSLHGSMSNIPGSVGNIQTPLILKSNQSNSSNTSNTIELQQIHGTSSSNASVAVNLMTHGGASLSQTTIHALQSPASQSSPSGPGIVQQHAQVSVSPAPSSVAQIQSVTVAPVAAAHLPQNFSRDRERPPIAPAIVTSSIGGGPPTLNALGELNPQINNTVSSGNIGNAGGNAHHNLHHIQQAHQSLLMGETVGQQNQPVEFNHAISYVNKIKNRFQNKPEKYKKFLEILHTYQKEQKVIKEGSPNQGKTLTEQEVYTQVAKLFGQDEDLLREFGQFLPDATNHQGAQYMSKSHNDHKRCSSNIAVGPMANSVSGAISVGGGSGHHMAMPSASSSPLHLNSGATLSQIGGGTHATVLGNLSAVNTSVSIKSYNNTQQQPQNHVISANAVGGRGGDVDYAHHVTLHSSSGVHLKVIHDGVHHDLNVGSNMRNYEKDTHRSNHHAITGLKYSHGAGSNVTGVTSHSSKKSPSYNSGFGAISGSGNASMSSSSGIDRTSINMNYSHQVLGHLSATRRPAIDDGGSGSGGMGGGPPPPKKHKPICKDITFSEASRKCTISDAAFFDKVRKALRNPDVYDNFLRCLTLFNQEIVSKTELLNLVTPFLSKFPDLLSGFTKFLGQPVSQMSSSGSGGTGTGIFGLEEIPMQSAHRQSGSLSNSGAINDRQGNHQGGELAQDIDLTSCKRLGASYCALPQSIVPKKCSGRTTLCREVLNDKWVSFPTWASEDSTFVTSRKTQFEETIYRNIHRTEDERFELDVVIETNSATIRVLEGVQKKMSRMSPEDLSRFYLDDYLGGTSQTIHQRAIHRIYGDKAGEIIQGLKKNPSVAVPIVLKRLKVKEEEWRDAQKGFNKLWREQNEKYYLKSLDHQAINFKPNDMKALRSKNLFNEIETLYDERHDQDDENGEPITGPHLVLPYKDKTILDDAANLLIHHVKRQTGIQKQEKTKIKHILRQFVPDLFFSARQPLSDDEREDVFPFLIDDNEKMDVDCNTTGNRSERELHASSGGCKGSRTSSGSTSNTDTNCGVIGNSKSDGTGSHDKNSLNSSTDNSILLENHKNGESSASAVNSNNSTGQIAVAEHNTGTTSASNTLSAGEKATSNKDSNSSSLAKGQVNNINAVDDVNSAGRSSAEAMTKSNSTVASSTISTTVTVLSENKTQGNSNVTGAATVDNTSGHKDTTGITSSSNTITPTGLKAGVMKDANEKNNSNAADTSMGTNATTATSTHASDCNSVDAIKMEIKEETPDMDVDIQLPPHAVSKHLEEAYTLFFANNNWYLFLRLHAILCERLCTMYERAQMLAIEEERHRSNRRESTATALRLKPKPEPHVDEYYPVFLEMLKNVLDGNMDSNSFEDSMREMFGIHAYISFTLDKVVSNAVRQLQNCVTERGALECVELFHHEQRRGGAGNYCRDAQKNYANELAYQRKAEASLHEENCFKVYIYKIDCRVTIELLDTEVEEAEKPLNKVKSWSKYVDRLANPAANSISGQNAANLSNTNMGGTASNTNAVSNTSNSNAMSMPTMSSSLAGANGGEIKLERMDDDALVKPPNKA from the exons ATGATGAAACGTACGCGTGTGGATGAAGTCCAATACGGAACGCGCCCAGGTCCTGGAGGTGTGGGTGGTAGTGGCGGTGGAGGAACTGGCGGGACCATAGTGGGGACCTCTAATCCCGGTAATACAGTTAATATCGGCACTGTTGTTCCCGGTAGCCATGGTAACACCAGTTTAAGTGTCGGTTTGTCTGGAAGTAATGCAAGTGGTTCAATCCCACATCATCGCATTTTAATACCGCCACATGGTGGAGCGCAGACAATTgcttatttgccatcaacaacaCCAGCAGCGACAAACATGAAAGGTTCTGGTGGAATGGTGGAAAATAGTACCGGTAGCGGCAATTCCTCGAGTCATGATAATAGTGGAGGATCCAGTGGTAATGCTGCGCAGTTACCTGGAGGAACAGTTGTTACTTCAGGTGGCGGAGCCGCGGGGACTGTCAATGCAGGAACTGTCCACACACAAGCTGTGCAGTATTCTTCAACTT cCTACAATGTTTCATCAGTATCTTCCAGTGTTGGtggtaatataaaaacaacTACAGATGGACCCGTGCAAATTCATGTAACCGGTGGTGGTGGGGCAGGTACTAATGTACAGAACTCTGCATCGCAGCCAAATTCTCTGCGAACACGTACAATCAGCTCTTCTCAAAATATTGCAGTAGGCAGTGGAACTGCACTGAATGCACCACAACCTTTGGCAGTGGTACCACCGTTACCCACAACATCGGGCCAACAGCAAGGCCCTCCACAAGCTGGTCAGCCACAAGGTGGTCCTCCACGACTTAAAGTGGAGGATGCTCTTAATTACTTGGATCAAGTAAAGTTCCAATATGCTGATCAGCCACAAATTTATAACAACTTTTTGGATATAATGAAAGAATTCAAATCCCACTGCATTGATACACCTGGTGTAATTCAACGGGTGTCAACTCTTTTTAAAGGGCACCCAGAACTGATTTACGGCTTTAATATGTTCCTGCCAGCCGGTTATAAAATCGAAATACACTCAGATGAATTAGGCGTTTCAGTACCCGTTGTATCAATGCCATCAGCGTCGCCAAACAGCTTGCACGGTAGTATGTCTAATATACCCGGAAGTGTTGGCAATATCCAAACACCTCTAATACTTAAATCAAATCAGAGTAATTCAAGTAATACTTCGAATACTATAGAACTACAACAAATACATGGTACCAGCAGCAGTAACGCAAGTGTGGCTGTCAATCTGATGACACACGGTGGCGCATCGTTGTCACAAACAACAATACATGCACTACAGTCACCGGCTTCACAATCTTCGCCAAGTGGACCGGGAATAGTTCAACAACATGCTCAAGTTTCTGTATCGCCTGCGCCGTCCTCCGTTGCCCAAATTCAGAGTGTGACAGTGGCACCAGTTGCGGCGGCACATttaccacaaaatttttcacGAGACCGCGAGCGTCCTCCTATAGCTCCGGCCATAGTCACTAGTAGTATAGGTGGCGGTCCACCCACACTTAATGCGCTTGGCGAATTAAATCCACAAATAAACAACACTGTCAGTAGTGGCAATATCGGTAATGCTGGAGGCAATGCACACCATAATCTCCATCACATTCAACAGGCGCATCAGTCATTACTAATGGGGGAAACTGTAGGCCAACAGAATCAGCCGGTCGAGTTCAATCATGCGATATCGTatgtcaataaaattaaa AATCGTTTCCAGAATAAGccggaaaaatataaaaaattcctCGAAATTCTTCACACTTATCAAAAAGAGCAAAAAGTGATTAAAGAAGGTAGTCCCAATCAAGGGAAGACATTGACCGAACAAGAGGTGTATACACAGGTTGCAAAGTTATTCGGTCAGGATGAGGACCTCTTGCGGGAATTTGGTCAATTTCTTCCGGACGCCACGAATCATCAAGGTGCACAATATATGTCCAAATCGCATAACGACCACAAGCGTTGCAGCTCTAACATAGCTGTGGGTCCAATGGCTAACAGTGTTAGTGGCGCTATAAGCGTTGGAGGCGGAAGTGGCCACCATATGGCTATGCCATCAGCTTCTAGCTCGCCGCTACATCTCAATAGTGGTGCGACTTTGTCACAAATTGGTGGTGGTACGCATGCAACGGTATTAGGAAACTTATCTGCTGTGAATACGAGTGTGAGCATCAAATCGTACAACAACACCCAACAGCAGCCTCAAAATCATGTGATCAGTGCGAATGCAGTTGGAGGCCGTGGTGGAGACGTAGATTATGCACATCACGTAACGCTTCATTCTAGTAGCGGCGTTCATTTGAAGGTAATACACGATGGTGTTCACCACGATTTAAATGTCGGCTCAAATATGCGCAACTATGAGAAGGACACGCACCGCAGCAATCACCACGCTATTACGGGTCTGAAATATTCACACGGAGCAGGCTCCAATGTTACTGGAGTTACCAGTCACTCTTCCAAGAAGTCGCCAAGCTACAATTCCGGATTTGGTGCGATAAGCGGCAGTGGCAATGCATCAATGAGTAGTAGTAGCGGCATTGATCGCACGTCGATTAATATGAATTATTCGCACCAAGTACTCGGTCATTTATCGGCAACGCGCCGTCCAGCAATCGATGATGGCGGTAGTGGCAGTGGCGGTATGGGTGGTGGACCACCGCCGCCTAAAAAGCACAAGCCGATTTGTAAGGACATCACGTTTTCGGAGGCATCGCGAAAGTGCACCATATCCGACGCGGCATTCTTCGATAAAGTGCGCAAAGCATTACGAAATCCTGATGTATACGACAACTTTTTGCGTTGTCTAACGCTATTCAACCAGGAGATTGTGTCAAAGACTGAATTGTTGAATTTGGTAACGCCATTCTTAAGTAAATTCCCAGACCTACTTAGCGgatttactaaatttttggGACAACCCGTGTCGCAAATGTCTTCGAGCGGTAGCGGCGGTACTGGCACCGGCATATTCGGCTTGGAAGAAATACCAATGCAATCCGCACATCGGCAAAGCGGCAGCCTAAGTAATTCAGGTGCAATAAACGATCGTCAAGGCAATCATCAAGGCGGTGAATTGGCACAGGATATCGATTTGACCTCGTGCAAACGACTAGGTGCATCCTATTGCGCCTTGCCACAGTCCATCGTACCGAAGAAATGTTCTGGCCGTACAACGTTATGTCGTGAAGTTCTAAATGACAAATGGGTGTCATTTCCAACTTGGGCCAGTGAGGATTCAACTTTTGTAACTTCACGTAAAACACAGTTCGAGGAAACCATTTACAG GAATATTCACAGGACGGAAGATGAACGTTTCGAATTGGATGTGGTAATCGAGACTAATAGTGCAACAATTCGTGTACTCGAGGGTGTGCAGAAGAAAATGTCACGCATGTCACCGGAGGATCTGAGCCGATTTTATTTGGACGATTACTTAGGTGGCACCTCACAGACGATTCACCAAAGGGCTATACACCGGATATATGGTGATAAGGCAGGCGAAATAATACAAGGTCTGAAGAAGAATCCCTCGGTTGCGGTGCCAATAGTGCTCAAACGATTGAAAGTAAAGGAAGAGGAGTGGCGCGACGCACAAAAA GGCTTCAATAAGTTGTGGCGTGAGCAAAACGAAAAGTATTACTTAAAATCACTCGACCATCAGGCAATCAATTTTAAACCAAACGACATGAAGGCGTTGCGTTCCAAAAATCTCTTCAATGAAATTGAAACATTATATGATGAG CGCCATGACCAAGATGATGAAAATGGTGAACCTATTACTGGACCACATCTCGTGCTGCCATATAAAGATAAGACAATATTGGATGATGCAGCGAATTTGTTAATTCACCATGTAAAGCGTCAGACTGGTATACAAAAGCAGGAAAAGACTAAAATTAAACATATATTGCGGCAATTCGTGCCCGATCTGTTTTTCTCGGCCCGTCAACCATTAAGTGACGATGAACGTGAGGACG TATTCCCATTTTTAATAGATGACAACGAAAAGATGGATGTCGATTGCAATACAACAGGTAATCGGAGCGAACGTGAGTTACATGCCAGCAGCGGTGGCTGCAAAGGGAGTAGAACATCAAGTGGTAGTACATCGAACACCGATACAAATTGTGGTGTAATAGGCAATTCCAAGTCCGATGGCACTGGTTCACATgacaaaaattctttaaattcatCGACAGATAATAGCATTTTGTTGGAAAATCACAAGAATGGTGAATCGAGTGCATCAGCTGTAAATAGTAATAACAGTACTGGTCAAATAGCCGTTGCGGAGCACAACACTGGGACTACATCTGCGTCCAATACACTGAGCGCGGGTGAAAAAGCCACCTCCAATAAAGATTCCAACTCTTCGTCGCTGGCTAAGGGCCAAGTCAACAATATTAATGCTGTCGACGATGTGAATAGTGCAGGTCGTTCGTCAGCCGAAGCAATGACCAAATCCAACAGCACTGTAGCATCTTCTACAATATCCACAACAGTTACGGTGTTGTCTGAAAATAAGACACAAGGAAATAGTAATGTGACCGGCGCTGCTACGGTCGATAATACATCTGGACACAAGGATACAACCGGCATCACATCATCATCTAACACAATAACACCAACTGGGTTAAAAGCTGGTGTAATGAAAGAtgcaaatgagaaaaataatagcAATGCTGCCGACACTAGTATGGGTACAAATGCAACAACTGCCACCTCAACTCATGCTAGCGATTGTAATTCTGTGGATGCAATAAAGATGGAAATTAAGGAGGAAACACCTGATATGGATGTGGACATACAGCTGCCACCTCATGCTGTCAGTAAACATTTG GAGGAGGCGTACACACTTTTCTTTGCCAACAAcaattggtatttatttttgcgaCTACATGCTATTTTATGTGAGCGGTTGTGCACTATGTACGAACGAGCGCAAATGTTGGCTATCGAAGAAGAACGTCACCGTTCAAATCGTCGTGAAAGCACAGCGACAGCTTTAAGACTGAAACCGAAACCTGAACCACATGTGGATGAGTATTATCCAGTTTTTCTGGAAATGCTGAAGAATGTACTTGATGGTAATATGGATTCGAATTCATTCGAGGATTCTATGCGTGAAATGTTTGGCATACATGCCTACATCTCCTTTACGCTCGACAAG GTGGTTTCGAACGCTGTCCGCCAGCTGCAAAATTGTGTTACTGAACGCGGTGCACTTGAGTGTGTTGAACTGTTTCATCATGAGCAACGACGTGGTGGTGCAGGCAATTATTGCCGCGATGCGCAAAAGAATTACGCCAACGAATTGGCATACCAGCGTAAAGCTGAGGCTAGTTTACACGAGGAGAACTGCTTCAAAGTATATATT TACAAAATTGACTGCCGTGTAACGATCGAACTGCTCGACACTGAAGTTGAAGAGGCGGAGAAGCCTTTAAATAAAGTGAAATCTTGGAGTAAATACGTAGATCGTTTAGCAAATCCCGCCGCGAACAGCATTAGCGGTCAAAATGCAGCAAATTTGTCCAACACAAATATGGGTGGCACCGCGAGTAATACTAATGCCGTTAGCAACACAAGTAACTCTAATGCGATGAGCATGCCGACCATGTCAAGCAGTCTAGCAGGTGCAAACGGCGGTGAAATTAAGCTTGAGCGCATGGATGATGACGCACTG GTCAAACCCCCCAACAAggcttaa